A genome region from Salvia splendens isolate huo1 chromosome 19, SspV2, whole genome shotgun sequence includes the following:
- the LOC121780211 gene encoding probable disease resistance protein At4g27220 produces MLSQIFEPILTKVWESILSKLVEQTEDNAHNNLKSINEFELNLKALQKNLKSLGAKASDIEEEIKNSELSGRKKRKREVEEWLEEVRSIENQVVELGTQVESEGFIVRLMDGGLPAKLNDEVDELIEQSRYFGKLVLNVCGSRPLTNMMVGEAFNENLETILELLDSGQVSSIGVYGMGGVGKTTLAKHIHNRFLQHSRGRVIWVTVSQEFSVTTLQDKIARFIGVDLVGEDNKDIRAERLHTTLSQMKNSVLIFDDVWENIDLLKVGCPISVECCRLIITTRSLEVCRQICCQKVFQVKTLHHHEAWELFHETLRNEIELDSSAEEIARSVAKLCGGLPLGIVTLAGSMRGERAIHTWRNAYAELKELVSGNDGMGDGDVYKVLRYSFDRLSRNHHIQNNEFNTLQQCFLHCALYPEDEEIMREHLVREFISGGLVDERKTRTEQIERGHSILDKLVNACLLESCADHDEFGRPTERVKMHVLVRGMALKICEGKYMVRTGGDLKRIPKEAEWAKDLEKVSFMNNGIRRIEEGISPDCPKLSTLLLRDNVCLEFIPDSLFSKMQGLRTLDLCYTNITKLPKSICAIQSLKALLLEWCDRLENVPYLGEMTELRELNLSHTAIEEVPEGIGELVNLKFLGMDAPKLEMLPTGLFLKLGNLQHLELPFHIKVVVEEIANLIQLEEFSGRMTTVNGFNSFIRRLRSNFPHPP; encoded by the coding sequence ATGTTAAGCCAGATTTTCGAGCCAATTTTGACAAAGGTGTGGGAGTCAATTTTGTCAAAGTTGGTGGAACAAACGGAGGATAATGCACACAACAATCTCAAAAGTATAAACGAATTTGAGCTCAATCTAAAAGCTTTGCAGAAAAACTTGAAATCACTGGGTGCTAAGGCATCTGATATTGAGGAGGAAATCAAGAACTCGGAACTTTCTGGTCGAAAGAAAAGGAAACGGGAAGTTGAGGAGTGGTTGGAAGAAGTCAGGTCCATTGAAAATCAAGTTGTTGAGTTGGGGACTCAGGTGGAATCCGAAGGATTTATTGTGAGATTGATGGATGGAGGGTTGCCAGCTAAACTAAATGATGAGGTTGACGAGCTTATTGAGCAAAGTCGGTATTTTGGTAAACTTGTCCTTAATGTTTGTGGTAGTAGGCCGCTGACAAATATGATGGTTGGTGAAGCTTTTAATGAAAATTTGGAAACGATTTTGGAACTTCTGGACAGTGGGCAAGTCTCGAGCATTGGTGTTTATGGTATGGGTGGTGTGGGCAAAACGACACTGGCAAAGCACATTCACAATCGATTCCTCCAACACTCTCGGGGACGTGTGATTTGGGTTACAGTATCTCAAGAATTTAGTGTTACGACTTTACAAGATAAAATAGCACGTTTTATAGGTGTGGACCTTGTGGGTGAGGATAATAAAGACATAAGGGCGGAAAGACTCCATACAACTTTGTCTCAGATGAAGAATTCAGTGCTGATATTTGATGATGTCTGGGAAAATATTGATCTATTAAAGGTTGGATGTCCCATTTCTGTCGAGTGTTGTAGGCTGATTATAACTACTCGCTCCTTAGAAGTGTGTCGTCAAATTTGTTGCCAAAAAGTATTTCAAGTGAAAACTCTACATCATCATGAGGCATGGGAATTGTTCCATGAAACGCTAAGAAATGAGATAGAACTTGATTCTTCGGCAGAAGAAATTGCCAGATCTGTGGCAAAATTGTGTGGTGGTCTGCCCCTAGGAATTGTTACATTGGCTGGAAGCATGAGGGGCGAGAGAGCCATTCATACGTGGAGAAATGCTTATGCAGAACTAAAAGAACTTGTCTCAGGGAATGATGGCATGGGAGACGGTGATGTTTATAAAGTATTGAGATATAGTTTTGATCGGTTGAGTAGGAATCATCATATTCAGAATAATGAGTTCAATACATTGCAACAATGTTTCCTGCATTGCGCGTTATATCCTGAAGATGAAGAAATAATGAGAGAGCATTTGGTTAGAGAGTTCATTTCAGGAGGGTTAGTGGATGAAAGAAAGACAAGGACAGAGCAAATTGAGCGAGGACATTCCATATTGGATAAATTAGTGAATGCATGCTTATTGGAAAGTTGTGCTGATCATGATGAGTTTGGTCGTCCTACTGAACGGGTGAAGATGCATGTTCTTGTAAGAGGTATGGCATTGAAGATATGTGAGGGGAAATATATGGTAAGAACAGGCGGTGATTTGAAGAGAATTCCCAAAGAAGCAGAATGGGCAAAGGATCTGGAGAAGGTGTCCTTCATGAACAATGGCATAAGGAGAATTGAAGAAGGAATATCTCCTGATTGTCCTAAGCTCTCAACATTGCTTTTACGGGATAATGTTTGTTTGGAGTTTATTCCAGATTCATTATTTTCTAAAATGCAAGGACTGCGCACTCTTGATTTGTGCTATACTAACATAACAAAGCTGCCAAAGTCAATCTGTGCCATTCAGAGCCTCAAGGCATTGCTCCTTGAGTGGTGTGATAGGCTAGAAAATGTGCCATACTTGGGAGAGATGACAGAACTCAGGGAGTTAAACCTCTCGCACACAGCCATCGAGGaagtccctgaaggaattgggGAATTAGTCAATCTCAAATTCCTCGGAATGGATGCTCCCAAATTAGAGATGCTTCCAACAGGATTGTTTCTTAAACTGGGGAATCTTCAGCATTTGGAATTACCATTCCATATAAAAGTAGTAGTTGAAGAAATTGCGAACCTGATACAGTTAGAGGAGTTTAGCGGAAGAATGACCACTGTGAATGgttttaattcttttataagAAGATTAAGGAGCAATTTCCCTCACCCTCCCTAA